In Streptomyces puniciscabiei, a single genomic region encodes these proteins:
- a CDS encoding RecQ family ATP-dependent DNA helicase has product MEHTSNADLRAEADAVLARLVGDATGAARLREDQWRAIEALVAERRRALVVQRTGWGKSAVYFVATSLLRARGSGPTVIVSPLLALMRNQVEAAARAGIHARTINSSNTEEWDAVQAEIAAGQVDVLLVSPERLNNPDFRDQVLPKLSAATGLLVVDEAHCISDWGHDFRPDYRRLRTMLGDLPPGVPVLATTATANARVTADVAEQLGTGGTSDALVLRGPLDRESLSLGVLRLPDAAHRMAWLADHLDDLPGSGIVYTLTVAAAEEVTAFLRHRGHTVASYTGKTENAERQQAEDDLLANRVKALVATSALGMGFDKPDLGFVVHLGSPSSPIAYYQQVGRAGRGVEHAEVLLLPGKEDEAIWQYFASLAFPSEELVRRTLDVLARADGPLSLPALEPLVELRRSRLETMLKVLDVDGAVRRVKGGWIATGQPWSYDTERYDWVARQRAVEQEAMRAYASTTECRMEFLQRQLDDEGAKPCGRCDNCAGPRFTADMSTAAVDAARSDLDRAGVEVEPRRMWPTGLPAIGIDLKGRIPAGEQAAPGRALGRLSDIGWGNRLRPLLAPQAPDTAVPDDVARAVVGVLADWAKGPCGWAPGVADAQARPVGVVTLASRTRPSLIRSLGARIAEVGRLPLLGSVEYAEDVPRVSRSNSAQRLKALDGALTVPPALVSALTAADGPVLLVDDFTETGWTLAVAARLLRRSGARAVLPLVLAVQG; this is encoded by the coding sequence ATGGAGCACACGAGCAACGCGGATCTCCGGGCAGAGGCGGATGCCGTCCTCGCCCGGCTCGTCGGGGATGCCACGGGCGCGGCCCGCCTGCGCGAGGACCAGTGGCGGGCGATCGAGGCGCTGGTCGCCGAGCGGCGCAGGGCCCTGGTCGTGCAGCGCACGGGGTGGGGCAAGTCCGCGGTGTACTTCGTGGCGACCTCGCTGCTGCGTGCCAGAGGCAGCGGACCGACGGTGATCGTCTCGCCCCTGCTCGCGCTCATGCGCAATCAGGTGGAGGCCGCGGCCCGGGCCGGCATCCACGCCCGCACCATCAACTCCTCCAACACCGAGGAGTGGGACGCCGTCCAGGCCGAGATCGCGGCCGGCCAGGTAGATGTCCTGCTCGTCAGCCCCGAGCGGCTGAACAACCCGGACTTCCGCGACCAGGTTCTGCCCAAGCTCTCCGCCGCGACCGGCCTGCTGGTCGTGGACGAGGCCCACTGCATCTCCGACTGGGGTCACGACTTCCGTCCCGACTACCGTCGGCTGCGCACCATGCTCGGCGACCTCCCGCCCGGTGTCCCCGTGCTGGCCACCACCGCGACGGCCAACGCCCGGGTGACCGCGGATGTCGCCGAGCAGCTGGGCACCGGCGGCACCTCGGACGCCCTGGTGCTGCGCGGGCCGCTGGACCGGGAGAGCCTGAGCCTCGGCGTGCTGCGGCTGCCTGACGCCGCGCACCGGATGGCCTGGCTCGCCGACCACCTCGACGACCTGCCGGGCTCCGGCATCGTCTACACGCTCACCGTCGCCGCCGCCGAGGAGGTCACCGCGTTCCTGCGGCATCGGGGGCACACCGTCGCCTCGTACACGGGCAAGACGGAGAACGCCGAACGGCAGCAGGCCGAGGACGATCTGCTCGCCAACCGGGTCAAGGCGCTGGTCGCCACCTCCGCGCTCGGTATGGGTTTCGACAAGCCGGATCTCGGTTTCGTGGTCCACCTGGGCTCCCCCTCCTCCCCCATCGCCTACTACCAGCAGGTCGGCCGGGCGGGCCGCGGCGTCGAACACGCCGAAGTGCTGCTGCTGCCGGGCAAGGAGGACGAGGCGATCTGGCAGTACTTCGCGTCGCTCGCCTTCCCCTCCGAGGAGCTGGTCCGGCGCACACTGGACGTCCTCGCCCGGGCGGACGGCCCCCTGTCGCTGCCCGCGCTGGAGCCTCTCGTCGAGCTGCGCCGCTCGCGGCTGGAGACCATGCTGAAGGTCCTCGACGTGGACGGAGCGGTCCGACGCGTCAAGGGCGGCTGGATCGCCACCGGGCAGCCCTGGTCGTACGACACCGAGCGCTACGACTGGGTGGCCCGACAGCGGGCGGTCGAACAGGAGGCGATGCGCGCCTACGCGTCCACCACCGAGTGCCGGATGGAGTTCCTGCAGCGGCAGCTGGACGACGAGGGCGCCAAACCCTGCGGACGCTGCGACAACTGTGCCGGCCCTCGTTTCACCGCCGACATGTCCACGGCGGCGGTGGACGCCGCGCGCAGCGACCTGGACAGGGCCGGTGTCGAGGTGGAGCCCCGCCGTATGTGGCCGACGGGCCTGCCGGCCATCGGGATCGACCTCAAGGGACGCATTCCAGCCGGTGAACAGGCCGCCCCGGGACGGGCCCTGGGGCGGTTGTCGGACATCGGCTGGGGCAACCGGCTGCGTCCGCTCCTCGCGCCTCAGGCGCCGGACACCGCCGTACCGGACGATGTGGCGCGGGCCGTGGTCGGTGTCCTGGCCGACTGGGCGAAGGGCCCCTGCGGCTGGGCCCCCGGTGTGGCCGACGCCCAGGCCCGGCCGGTGGGCGTCGTCACCCTCGCCTCGCGAACCCGCCCCTCGCTGATCCGCTCCCTGGGCGCGCGGATCGCCGAGGTCGGCCGGCTGCCCTTGCTCGGCTCCGTGGAGTACGCCGAGGACGTGCCTCGGGTGTCGCGCAGCAACAGCGCGCAACGGCTCAAGGCCCTCGACGGTGCGCTGACGGTACCGCCCGCCCTCGTCTCGGCACTCACGGCGGCCGACGGACCGGTGCTGCTGGTCGACGACTTCACGGAGACGGGCTGGACTCTCGCTGTCGCGGCGCGCCTCCTCAGAAGGTCCGGCGCGCGGGCGGTGTTGCCGCTGGTCCTGGCCGTCCAGGGTTGA
- a CDS encoding FadR/GntR family transcriptional regulator, whose product MSTLAHTMMTAARSTDSGLAGPGELDRYPYAEPQVADRVGAPSWEGADPDLGRVGRRAAGSRGRGLHGQLVQQLGQMIVSGDLGADRPLVPEEIGQRFEVSRTVVRESLRVLEAKGLVSARPNVGTRVRPVSDWNLLDPDIIEWRAFGPQRDDQRRELSELRWTIEPLAARLAAGHGREDVQQRLCDMVEIMSHAMAQGDALTYSRADNEFHALLIQIAGNRMLEHLSGIVSAALQVSGGPVTGCDRPNEASLAQHARIVDALGTGDGAAAETAMRQLLTVHPEVERVVPAPREH is encoded by the coding sequence GTGAGTACCCTTGCGCACACCATGATGACCGCCGCCCGCTCCACCGACTCCGGTCTGGCCGGCCCGGGCGAACTCGACCGCTACCCCTACGCAGAGCCCCAGGTGGCCGATCGCGTCGGAGCACCCTCCTGGGAGGGCGCGGACCCGGACCTGGGCCGCGTCGGCCGGCGCGCCGCGGGCAGCCGCGGACGCGGCCTGCACGGCCAACTCGTACAGCAGCTGGGACAGATGATCGTCTCCGGAGACCTGGGCGCGGACCGTCCGCTCGTGCCCGAGGAGATCGGCCAGCGCTTCGAGGTCTCCCGCACCGTCGTCCGCGAGTCCCTCCGTGTCCTCGAGGCCAAGGGCCTGGTCAGCGCCCGCCCGAACGTCGGCACGCGCGTGCGTCCCGTCAGTGACTGGAACCTGCTCGATCCGGACATCATCGAGTGGCGGGCGTTCGGCCCCCAGCGCGACGACCAGCGCCGCGAGCTCAGCGAGCTGCGCTGGACGATCGAGCCGCTGGCCGCCCGCCTCGCCGCCGGCCACGGACGGGAGGACGTACAGCAGCGACTCTGTGACATGGTCGAGATCATGAGCCACGCCATGGCACAGGGCGACGCGCTGACGTACTCGCGCGCCGACAACGAGTTCCACGCGCTGCTCATCCAGATCGCCGGCAACCGCATGCTGGAGCACCTGTCCGGGATCGTCTCGGCGGCCCTGCAGGTCTCGGGCGGTCCGGTCACGGGTTGCGACCGGCCGAACGAGGCGTCGCTCGCGCAGCACGCCCGGATCGTCGACGCCCTCGGCACCGGCGACGGCGCGGCCGCCGAGACGGCCATGCGTCAACTGCTCACGGTCCACCCCGAGGTCGAGCGCGTGGTGCCCGCCCCGCGCGAGCACTGA
- a CDS encoding ATP-binding cassette domain-containing protein has protein sequence MIQAFGLTSMPRKAHPPAVDDVSFEARAGHVTVLLGGAGAGKTTALRLMLELQEGRGITYFKGRPLHRIAHPSREVGVLLGDVPGHPARSVRGHLRMLCAASGVPARRADEVLEVVGLVSFREERLGTLSRGLDRRLGLACALLADPHTLVLDEPADGLSASEAQWLHGMLRAHAGQGGTVLYTTADSKEAARTADRVVTLDGGRLVADQDAGEFARTRLRPRVAVRSPQAARLAALLTKEARTARRSVEVVREGGNRLSVYGSTTADVGETAFRHGILVHQLADEIGDMGPLPGAAPEASFGEAGAVAANEPHAKLEHATPGSSPMDPEPAVCDLPTVEPCPLGVGLAASAFGVPAPGSSAAESGASALDASVSEQAPVASVLSSGAPGVTASGSSGGERRGVPFGFSVEKRENAPADTAPYEAVSSVFTDAEASEAERAEALGGEQSSLRETPEARPGVGHAESTQHMPVGDVSPDDAATGTGATALRDVRQAGEDSLDGGAEAAPAETLAAAGGGRASDPAATTDTRLDAAPAAEEARTGSTSTAAAGVSAPRSRLPGARNPGTPQPQASRAVGTEGTRALDAFSPLPPPISVRPARSPLRPLRYELRRAAGIGVGFLTCGAVLVVSALTAVLLARIGHTPQARLFAAWPRELPLPPAALAAGLLGALAFGDEFRHPALAADRGTVPRRLGLLTAKLLVSGATAAMLAFLTVGCDAEALYIVYGRELTQVPQDWLSLSASWFCLLVGCAWAGVLAAGVFRSTTGGMAAVLAVPVVVVPLVHKALEGPALRMDAGFPVRMREVLLLQWPFGGERYLLGIVRVLAQPVGSALALSLSALLCAYLFTTLRTRFR, from the coding sequence GTGATCCAAGCCTTCGGACTGACCAGCATGCCCCGCAAGGCGCACCCGCCCGCCGTCGACGACGTCTCCTTCGAAGCGCGCGCGGGACATGTCACCGTGCTCCTCGGCGGCGCGGGCGCGGGCAAGACGACGGCGCTCAGACTCATGCTCGAGCTTCAGGAAGGGCGTGGCATCACCTACTTCAAAGGGCGGCCACTGCATCGGATCGCGCATCCCTCACGGGAGGTCGGCGTGCTCCTCGGCGATGTGCCGGGGCATCCGGCCCGCTCGGTCCGCGGGCACCTGCGTATGTTGTGCGCGGCCTCGGGGGTTCCGGCGCGACGGGCGGACGAGGTGCTCGAAGTGGTCGGCCTCGTCAGTTTCCGCGAGGAACGCCTCGGCACGCTCTCTCGCGGGTTGGACCGCAGACTCGGTCTGGCCTGCGCTCTGCTGGCCGATCCGCACACGCTCGTCCTGGACGAGCCCGCCGACGGTCTCTCCGCCAGTGAGGCGCAATGGCTGCACGGCATGCTGCGCGCCCATGCCGGCCAGGGTGGCACGGTTCTGTACACCACGGCCGACTCCAAGGAGGCCGCCCGCACGGCCGACCGCGTCGTGACCCTCGACGGCGGCAGACTCGTCGCCGACCAGGATGCCGGGGAGTTCGCCCGGACCCGGCTGCGGCCACGCGTGGCCGTCCGCAGCCCGCAGGCGGCACGCCTCGCGGCCCTGCTCACCAAGGAGGCCCGCACCGCCCGCCGGTCCGTCGAGGTCGTGCGGGAGGGAGGCAATCGCCTCTCGGTGTACGGCTCCACGACCGCCGATGTCGGCGAGACGGCATTTCGCCACGGAATCCTCGTGCACCAACTCGCGGACGAGATCGGCGACATGGGGCCGCTACCCGGTGCTGCGCCTGAAGCCTCGTTTGGGGAGGCGGGCGCGGTGGCGGCGAACGAGCCGCATGCGAAACTGGAACACGCCACGCCCGGTTCGTCGCCGATGGACCCCGAGCCGGCGGTGTGCGACCTGCCGACGGTGGAGCCGTGCCCCTTGGGGGTCGGACTGGCCGCATCCGCGTTCGGTGTCCCGGCGCCCGGTTCGTCGGCGGCCGAGTCCGGCGCGTCGGCGTTGGACGCGTCCGTGTCCGAGCAGGCCCCTGTGGCGTCCGTCCTTTCGTCGGGCGCACCGGGCGTCACGGCGTCGGGTTCCTCGGGGGGAGAACGGAGGGGCGTGCCGTTCGGCTTCTCGGTGGAGAAGCGGGAGAACGCCCCGGCGGACACGGCGCCGTACGAGGCTGTGTCCAGTGTCTTCACGGACGCGGAAGCGTCGGAGGCCGAGCGGGCAGAGGCGCTCGGCGGCGAGCAGTCGTCGCTCAGGGAGACGCCCGAGGCCCGGCCGGGGGTGGGGCACGCGGAGTCCACCCAGCACATGCCGGTCGGGGATGTGTCGCCGGACGACGCGGCCACGGGAACCGGCGCCACGGCGCTCCGCGATGTACGGCAGGCCGGAGAGGACTCGCTCGACGGGGGTGCCGAAGCGGCACCCGCCGAGACGCTCGCGGCAGCCGGCGGGGGACGGGCCTCCGACCCGGCGGCCACCACGGACACCCGACTCGATGCGGCCCCGGCCGCCGAGGAAGCGCGGACCGGCAGCACGAGCACCGCCGCAGCGGGCGTCTCGGCCCCGCGCAGCCGCCTCCCGGGCGCCAGGAATCCCGGCACCCCTCAGCCGCAGGCCAGTCGTGCGGTCGGCACAGAAGGTACACGTGCCCTGGATGCGTTCTCCCCCCTCCCGCCGCCCATCTCCGTCCGTCCCGCCCGCAGCCCCCTCCGCCCTCTTCGCTACGAGCTCCGGCGCGCCGCCGGCATCGGCGTCGGCTTCCTCACCTGCGGTGCCGTACTGGTGGTGTCCGCGCTCACCGCCGTACTGCTGGCCAGGATCGGGCACACCCCGCAGGCGCGGCTGTTCGCCGCGTGGCCGCGGGAGCTGCCGCTGCCGCCCGCGGCCCTCGCGGCGGGGCTGCTCGGCGCGCTGGCCTTCGGGGACGAGTTCCGCCACCCCGCCCTGGCGGCGGACCGCGGCACCGTGCCCCGCCGGCTGGGGCTGCTCACCGCGAAACTGCTCGTCTCCGGAGCCACCGCGGCCATGCTCGCGTTCCTCACCGTGGGCTGCGATGCCGAAGCGCTCTACATCGTCTACGGACGGGAGCTCACGCAAGTTCCCCAGGACTGGCTCTCGCTGAGCGCGAGTTGGTTCTGCCTGCTCGTCGGCTGCGCCTGGGCCGGTGTGCTGGCGGCCGGAGTGTTCCGGTCCACCACGGGAGGCATGGCCGCGGTGCTCGCCGTACCCGTTGTCGTCGTCCCCCTCGTGCACAAGGCGCTGGAGGGACCCGCCCTGCGCATGGACGCCGGATTCCCGGTGCGGATGCGAGAGGTCCTCCTGCTGCAGTGGCCCTTCGGCGGTGAGCGCTACCTGCTCGGGATCGTGCGGGTACTGGCCCAACCCGTGGGCAGCGCACTGGCGTTGTCGCTGTCGGCGTTGCTGTGCGCGTATCTGTTCACGACACTGCGGACCCGGTTCCGGTGA
- a CDS encoding NUDIX hydrolase, which translates to MPYDPSAFPPFAVTVDLVVLTVRRHALCALAVRRGEPPFQGRWALPGGFVRADEDLSQAAARELAEETGLRAHDPSAPAQDNGAHLEQLATYGDPKRDPRMRVVSVAHLALAPDLPAPRAGGDASNARWAPVEELLQQGGYGRDGEPVAPLAFDHHQILADGVERARSKIEYSSLATAFCPSEFTVGELRRVYEAVWGVALDPRNFHRKVTGTPGFLVPTGGTTTRQGGRPAQLFRAGGATLLNPPMLRPEV; encoded by the coding sequence ATGCCCTACGACCCGTCAGCCTTTCCGCCCTTTGCCGTCACCGTGGACCTGGTCGTGCTGACCGTGCGCCGCCATGCCCTGTGTGCGCTGGCGGTCCGCAGGGGCGAGCCCCCGTTCCAAGGGCGCTGGGCGCTGCCCGGAGGTTTCGTACGGGCCGACGAGGACCTCTCCCAGGCGGCGGCGCGCGAGCTCGCCGAGGAGACCGGGCTGCGTGCACACGACCCCTCGGCCCCGGCCCAGGACAACGGGGCTCATCTCGAGCAGCTCGCCACCTACGGTGACCCCAAGCGGGATCCGCGCATGCGCGTGGTGAGCGTCGCGCACCTCGCGCTCGCGCCCGACCTGCCCGCTCCGCGTGCGGGAGGCGACGCCAGCAACGCGCGCTGGGCGCCGGTCGAGGAACTGCTCCAGCAGGGCGGTTACGGCCGCGACGGCGAGCCTGTGGCACCGCTGGCCTTCGATCACCACCAGATCCTCGCCGACGGGGTGGAACGAGCCCGGTCCAAGATCGAGTACTCGTCGCTGGCCACGGCGTTCTGCCCGAGCGAGTTCACCGTCGGCGAGTTGCGCCGGGTGTACGAGGCGGTGTGGGGAGTGGCCCTCGATCCGCGCAACTTCCACCGCAAGGTCACCGGAACCCCCGGCTTCCTCGTTCCCACCGGGGGAACGACCACGCGCCAGGGCGGTCGGCCGGCACAGCTCTTCCGGGCGGGCGGCGCCACCCTGCTGAACCCGCCGATGCTGCGCCCCGAGGTCTGA
- a CDS encoding glycogen debranching N-terminal domain-containing protein → MPELPPTHTALICVALPGLAISGGGQLSGRGLDGYYRAGRRLLSRCQVRVAGREPLAVLARMTGADSARFVGTLRASPAAGPDPDVVVERNRRADGTERITLRNATVRPLRLPVEVALGTDLADLGAIAADRAGPELPATVHDSGLRWATAGAAASVIADPPPSDALASAGLLRWDLELPPGGTATVELRVRLDGAGPLRAAGQATSPFAPARARGDDPRVAPLLDSAVADLHALLLRDPAHPSDTHLAAGAPWRCGLAPAEALAAARMALPLGTRLAAGTLRTLARTQLPDRGPQAGLIPGPRRDAGPLLPPGCTGTEATLLFPVLLAEARRWGLPEQETRDLLPAAERCLTWLRTTAGDGPYLRDPQPGGPARCETQAHAYRAALLGADLLDVYDRPGTTELRQWAQALRAAFRADFWVEDRGGGRPVAALAPDGRPVPHMSSAVVHLLDTGLLGSGRIAPGLLDSVQTQHLARLLGAPAMDAGWGLRSLGVREAGHNPFGHRTGAVRVHDSALAVAGLAAAGYEKEAGGLLKGLLEAAEHFGHRLPEMFAGEQRTAGSAPLPHPAACRPAATAAASVIMVLTSLAGIRPDTPARTVTLRPVRSAPLGELGLTGLRVAGAPFAVRISRLGLAMVEEAADGLQLGV, encoded by the coding sequence GTGCCCGAGTTGCCACCCACGCACACCGCCTTGATCTGTGTCGCCCTGCCCGGTCTCGCCATCTCCGGCGGCGGGCAGCTGTCCGGCCGGGGACTGGACGGGTACTACCGCGCCGGCAGGCGCCTGCTCTCGCGGTGCCAGGTGCGCGTGGCCGGACGCGAACCGCTGGCCGTGCTGGCCAGGATGACCGGCGCGGACAGCGCCCGCTTCGTGGGAACACTGCGCGCTTCCCCGGCCGCGGGTCCCGATCCGGATGTCGTGGTCGAGCGGAACCGACGTGCCGACGGAACCGAACGGATCACGCTCCGCAACGCCACCGTGCGACCGCTGAGGCTGCCCGTCGAGGTCGCGCTCGGCACGGACCTCGCCGACCTCGGTGCCATCGCCGCCGACAGGGCAGGCCCCGAACTCCCGGCCACTGTGCACGACTCGGGCCTGCGCTGGGCCACAGCCGGTGCCGCCGCCTCCGTGATCGCCGACCCGCCGCCCTCCGACGCCCTCGCGTCCGCCGGACTGCTGCGCTGGGACTTGGAACTCCCGCCGGGCGGTACGGCAACCGTGGAACTGAGGGTGCGGCTCGACGGCGCAGGCCCCCTGCGGGCGGCGGGACAGGCCACCAGCCCGTTCGCCCCTGCCCGGGCGCGCGGCGACGACCCCCGGGTGGCCCCGCTGCTGGACTCGGCGGTCGCCGATCTCCACGCGCTGCTCCTGCGGGATCCCGCCCATCCCTCCGACACCCATCTGGCTGCGGGCGCGCCCTGGCGCTGCGGATTGGCCCCTGCCGAGGCCCTCGCCGCGGCCCGCATGGCGCTGCCGCTCGGCACCCGGCTCGCCGCGGGCACCCTGCGTACTCTGGCCCGCACCCAGCTCCCGGACCGCGGCCCACAGGCCGGCTTGATTCCCGGGCCCCGACGCGACGCCGGCCCGCTCCTTCCGCCCGGCTGCACGGGTACGGAGGCCACACTCCTCTTCCCCGTCCTGCTCGCCGAGGCCCGCCGCTGGGGACTGCCCGAGCAGGAGACGAGGGACCTGCTGCCCGCGGCAGAGCGGTGCCTCACCTGGCTGCGTACGACCGCCGGTGACGGCCCCTACCTCCGAGACCCCCAGCCCGGGGGCCCGGCCCGCTGCGAGACACAGGCCCACGCGTATCGGGCGGCCCTGCTCGGTGCCGATCTCCTGGACGTCTACGACCGGCCCGGCACCACCGAGTTACGCCAGTGGGCCCAGGCCTTGCGGGCGGCGTTCCGGGCCGACTTCTGGGTGGAGGACCGCGGCGGCGGACGTCCGGTCGCGGCCCTGGCACCGGACGGGCGGCCCGTGCCACACATGAGCTCCGCCGTGGTCCACCTTCTCGACACCGGCCTGCTCGGTTCCGGCCGGATCGCCCCGGGGCTGCTCGATTCCGTACAGACCCAACACCTCGCCCGGCTGCTCGGCGCTCCGGCCATGGACGCGGGCTGGGGACTGCGAAGTCTTGGTGTGAGGGAGGCGGGACACAACCCGTTCGGCCACCGCACGGGAGCCGTCCGGGTCCATGACAGCGCACTCGCCGTAGCAGGGCTGGCCGCCGCCGGCTATGAGAAGGAAGCGGGCGGCCTGCTGAAAGGACTGCTGGAAGCGGCGGAACACTTCGGCCACCGGCTGCCGGAGATGTTCGCCGGTGAACAGCGCACCGCCGGGAGCGCTCCCCTCCCGCACCCCGCGGCCTGCCGGCCGGCGGCCACCGCGGCGGCGTCCGTGATCATGGTGCTCACCTCGCTCGCCGGTATCCGCCCCGACACCCCCGCCCGCACGGTCACCCTGCGGCCGGTGCGCAGTGCCCCGCTCGGCGAACTCGGCCTGACCGGGCTGCGGGTCGCCGGCGCCCCGTTCGCCGTGCGCATCAGCCGACTGGGCCTCGCCATGGTCGAGGAGGCGGCGGACGGCCTGCAACTGGGAGTGTGA
- a CDS encoding DUF4192 domain-containing protein, whose amino-acid sequence MTNHSETTGPFENGGISGQEPYTGPSAHDTQVTLRTPAELADALPYLLGYRPEDSMVLVALHDREGKGRFGGRARLGIPAGEEDWEAAARQLAHGLVTGSERRGARPEQMVAYVCQEPAPGESGRDVKRRLERLAHLLRTQCGELDVPVIEALCISDGRFWSYCCPIESCCPEDGSPMGLPGTSVLAAAATYAGIQVRGTLRELRARLQPWETTAALEQELALDAAGMTLVPRILDEASRAEVAQETLDLAERIIHRFAAAAPVSGTHPADLRDDRLLAHDEAATLILGLQDRTTRDRAAAWMEGDEAGPALRLWRALGRRCVGPYGEHAAAPLTLAGWVAWSTGDELEAREALAMALGADPDYLFARLLHQACNEGLDPEAIRRCLRADRADPARHTPAETGSQPHAAKKPAQAEVPETGDATHGASAGADDQVAEAGRGTGTRRRRRVRSADGGDASHVARPTGGRRRPAGSRPGPSAAEPSRPGSRGLGSTRTRAAEPGGTTTGTALPKNDHRKPEGEG is encoded by the coding sequence ATGACGAATCACAGCGAAACCACCGGACCGTTCGAAAACGGCGGCATCTCAGGACAGGAGCCGTACACCGGCCCGTCCGCGCACGACACGCAGGTCACACTGCGCACCCCGGCCGAGCTGGCCGACGCCCTGCCCTACCTCCTCGGCTACCGGCCGGAGGACAGCATGGTGCTGGTGGCGCTGCACGACCGCGAAGGCAAGGGCAGGTTCGGCGGCCGGGCCCGGCTCGGCATTCCGGCCGGCGAGGAGGACTGGGAGGCGGCCGCACGCCAGCTGGCCCACGGACTGGTGACCGGCAGCGAACGGCGGGGCGCCCGGCCCGAACAGATGGTGGCCTACGTCTGCCAGGAACCGGCCCCGGGGGAGTCCGGCCGCGATGTCAAACGACGGCTCGAGCGGCTGGCCCATCTGCTGCGCACCCAGTGCGGCGAGCTCGACGTGCCGGTCATCGAGGCGCTGTGCATCTCGGACGGCCGTTTCTGGTCGTACTGCTGCCCGATCGAGAGCTGCTGCCCCGAGGACGGCTCGCCGATGGGCCTCCCCGGCACCTCCGTCCTGGCCGCCGCGGCCACCTACGCCGGTATCCAAGTGCGCGGTACCCTCAGGGAGTTGCGCGCCAGGCTGCAGCCCTGGGAGACGACCGCGGCCCTGGAGCAGGAGCTCGCCCTGGACGCGGCCGGTATGACCCTGGTGCCCCGCATCCTCGACGAAGCATCCCGTGCGGAAGTGGCGCAGGAGACCCTGGATCTCGCCGAGCGGATCATCCACCGCTTCGCCGCCGCAGCACCGGTGTCCGGCACGCATCCGGCGGACCTGCGCGACGACCGTCTGCTCGCGCACGACGAGGCGGCGACTTTGATCCTCGGGCTCCAGGACCGCACGACCCGCGACCGGGCGGCCGCGTGGATGGAGGGCGACGAGGCGGGCCCGGCTCTCCGACTCTGGCGCGCCCTGGGCCGCCGCTGCGTCGGACCCTACGGCGAGCACGCCGCGGCCCCGCTGACCCTGGCCGGCTGGGTCGCCTGGTCGACGGGCGACGAGCTGGAGGCCCGTGAGGCGCTGGCCATGGCGCTGGGCGCGGATCCCGACTATCTGTTCGCCCGGCTCCTGCACCAGGCCTGCAACGAAGGCCTCGACCCCGAAGCGATCCGCCGCTGCCTGCGGGCGGACCGTGCGGACCCCGCGAGGCATACGCCGGCGGAGACCGGCTCACAGCCGCACGCGGCGAAGAAACCGGCTCAGGCCGAGGTCCCGGAAACCGGGGACGCGACGCACGGAGCGAGCGCCGGAGCGGACGACCAGGTTGCCGAAGCGGGCCGAGGGACGGGCACGCGCCGACGGCGCCGTGTGCGGTCGGCCGACGGCGGCGATGCCTCTCACGTGGCCAGGCCCACGGGCGGACGGCGGAGGCCGGCTGGTTCCCGCCCCGGCCCGTCGGCGGCAGAACCCTCGCGCCCCGGCAGCCGGGGCCTCGGTAGTACGCGCACGCGTGCGGCGGAACCGGGCGGCACCACGACCGGCACAGCCCTGCCGAAGAACGACCACCGCAAGCCCGAAGGGGAGGGGTGA